A portion of the Armatimonadota bacterium genome contains these proteins:
- a CDS encoding type IV pilus twitching motility protein PilT, with amino-acid sequence MLRIEPFLKKCVELGGSDLHVKSDTGKLYFRIHGDLVEVEEAPHFDGDQFFEALGSLLREDQAERFKRELELDFAFEIEGYARFRGNLYQQRSAIQAAFRVIPYRIQTMEELNLPAACFDYIERPRGLVLVTGPAGSGKSTTQAAMIDRINRTQPTHIVTVEDPIEFVHGDHKALINQRELDVDTNSFANALKYVLRQDPDVILVGEMRDLETIHLAITAAETGHLVFGTLHTVDAVQTVDRIVDVFPIHQQQQIRMQLSVNLVGVISQTLVKRSDGKGRVAAFESLVATSAIRNMIRENKTYQVGSMIQTGARQKMQTLDQSLAYLVEKGQVHYDDARSKAKDAGEFDRLVALSKTGKAYRPGQGHDKPEGGVPDDEAPPEEPKAKGIRGQPFRAAFRRE; translated from the coding sequence TTGCTCCGCATTGAGCCCTTCCTCAAAAAGTGCGTCGAGCTCGGGGGCTCGGATCTGCACGTCAAGTCCGATACCGGCAAGCTCTACTTCCGAATCCACGGGGACTTGGTCGAGGTCGAGGAAGCGCCTCACTTCGACGGCGACCAGTTCTTCGAGGCCCTTGGGTCTCTTCTTCGAGAGGACCAGGCCGAGAGATTCAAGCGAGAGCTTGAATTGGACTTTGCTTTCGAAATTGAGGGCTATGCCCGCTTCCGAGGGAATCTCTACCAGCAGCGAAGCGCGATTCAGGCGGCGTTTCGCGTCATTCCCTACCGCATCCAGACGATGGAGGAGCTCAACCTCCCCGCCGCATGTTTCGACTATATCGAGCGCCCGCGCGGACTTGTGCTGGTGACCGGGCCAGCGGGCTCGGGCAAGTCAACAACGCAGGCGGCGATGATCGACCGCATCAACCGGACGCAGCCGACGCACATCGTGACCGTCGAAGATCCGATTGAGTTCGTCCACGGCGACCACAAGGCGCTGATCAACCAGCGTGAGCTCGACGTGGACACCAACAGCTTTGCCAACGCACTCAAGTACGTGCTTCGTCAAGACCCCGATGTGATTCTCGTCGGCGAAATGCGCGACCTTGAGACCATTCATCTGGCGATCACGGCGGCTGAAACCGGCCACCTCGTTTTTGGGACCTTGCATACCGTGGACGCCGTCCAGACCGTGGACCGCATCGTGGACGTCTTCCCTATCCACCAGCAGCAGCAGATTCGCATGCAGCTTTCGGTAAACCTGGTCGGGGTCATTTCGCAGACCCTGGTCAAGCGCTCGGACGGCAAAGGGCGCGTGGCCGCGTTCGAATCACTGGTGGCCACGTCGGCGATCCGCAACATGATCCGCGAGAACAAGACCTATCAGGTCGGCTCGATGATCCAGACGGGCGCACGCCAGAAGATGCAGACCTTGGACCAATCGCTGGCCTACTTGGTCGAGAAGGGCCAAGTACATTACGACGACGCGCGGTCCAAGGCCAAGGACGCCGGCGAATTCGATCGTCTTGTGGCCCTAAGCAAGACCGGCAAGGCGTATCGGCCCGGGCAGGGCCACGACAAGCCGGAAGGGGGCGTGCCGGACGATGAGGCGCCTCCGGAGGAGCCCAAGGCAAAAGGTATTCGCGGCCAGCCATTCCGCGCCGCC
- a CDS encoding type IV pilus twitching motility protein PilT: MSLTIDDLLRDLVDKEASDLHLKAGEPPFMRIHGELRRADYPPVPEEQLRALLLGILTPERNKRLHTFKELDLSYDVPGLSRFRVNMFWHRHSLGAVFRVIPFTIRTIDDLQMPEVCKHLCMLPRGLILVTGPTGSGKSTSLAAMIHHINRAKRSHIMTIEDPIEYVHKDQQSIINQRELGTDTHSFADALRHVMRQNPDVILVGEMRDLETIQLAITAAETGHLVMSTLHTVDAAQTIDRIVDVFEPDQQAQIRTQLSVTLQAVISQTLIPTKDQKGRVAAFEVLVATPSIRTLVREGKTHQVYLDIQTGASLGMQTLDGSLIELLKKGLIDYEHALAKTSSPADFQRRCMNLGLVEVALAPH, translated from the coding sequence TTGAGCCTCACGATTGACGATCTGCTGCGCGACCTCGTGGACAAAGAGGCTAGCGACCTGCACCTCAAGGCAGGCGAGCCTCCCTTCATGAGGATTCACGGCGAGCTTCGGCGCGCCGACTATCCGCCTGTGCCCGAGGAGCAACTGCGCGCCCTCTTGCTGGGCATCCTCACTCCCGAGCGCAACAAACGTCTGCACACGTTCAAGGAACTGGACCTCAGTTACGATGTTCCCGGGCTCTCCCGCTTCCGCGTGAACATGTTCTGGCACAGGCACAGCCTGGGCGCCGTGTTCCGCGTTATCCCCTTCACCATCCGCACGATTGACGACCTGCAGATGCCTGAGGTCTGTAAGCACCTCTGCATGCTGCCGCGCGGATTGATCCTGGTGACGGGGCCGACGGGCTCCGGCAAGAGCACTTCGCTCGCGGCGATGATCCATCACATCAACAGGGCGAAGCGCAGCCACATCATGACGATCGAGGACCCGATCGAATACGTCCACAAGGATCAGCAAAGCATCATCAATCAGCGGGAACTGGGCACCGACACCCATTCCTTCGCCGACGCTCTGCGACACGTGATGCGCCAGAACCCAGACGTGATCCTGGTCGGCGAAATGCGCGACCTTGAGACAATCCAGCTCGCGATCACGGCGGCTGAAACCGGCCACCTTGTGATGTCCACGCTCCACACCGTGGACGCGGCACAGACCATCGACCGAATCGTGGACGTTTTTGAGCCAGACCAGCAAGCGCAGATACGCACCCAGCTCAGCGTGACCCTTCAGGCCGTAATCTCACAGACTTTGATCCCAACCAAGGATCAGAAGGGCCGCGTGGCGGCGTTTGAAGTGTTAGTGGCTACGCCATCCATCCGCACGCTTGTCCGCGAGGGGAAGACCCACCAGGTCTACCTGGACATTCAAACGGGGGCGAGCTTGGGCATGCAGACCCTCGACGGCAGCCTCATCGAACTCCTGAAGAAGGGCCTGATCGATTATGAACACGCCCTCGCGAAGACGTCGAGCCCTGCGGATTTTCAGCGCCGTTGCATGAATCTCGGACTTGTGGAGGTGGCCCTTGCTCCGCATTGA
- a CDS encoding PilT/PilU family type 4a pilus ATPase, which yields MRDPASVTLHELIDIGFHEKASDVFVKVGAPPTMRQHSLIKPLPGDFPVVDAPNAIRMISSIMTEKQRRKFEDHMEMDLAFSVGENCRVRANIHMQRGTWGIVCRIIPMNILSIEDLGLPPVLREFCKHRLGLVLVTGPTGCGKTTTLAAMIDLMNQMRAHHIVTVEDPLEFVHRDKKAYITQREIGIDTEDFKPALRAVVREAPDIILIGEMRDVDTFNIAMQAGETGHLVFSTVHTSSTYETLDRIINMFPPHEKNHLCIRLANSLRAVIAQKLVPRADGNGRVAALEIMVVTPTIQKMVEDGHFSDIYHAINDGEFWGMQTMNQSLLRYVKAGVITEETALHYAGVGSELKQMLRR from the coding sequence ATGCGAGACCCTGCGAGCGTAACGCTTCACGAACTCATCGACATTGGCTTTCACGAAAAGGCATCCGACGTTTTTGTCAAAGTTGGAGCGCCTCCAACGATGCGGCAGCACTCGCTGATCAAGCCGCTTCCCGGCGACTTTCCGGTCGTGGATGCGCCAAACGCCATTCGCATGATCTCGTCGATCATGACCGAGAAGCAACGCCGCAAGTTCGAGGACCACATGGAGATGGACCTCGCGTTCAGCGTCGGCGAAAACTGCCGCGTACGCGCCAACATCCACATGCAGCGCGGCACCTGGGGCATTGTTTGCCGAATCATCCCCATGAACATCCTCTCCATCGAGGATTTGGGCCTCCCACCGGTCCTGCGCGAGTTCTGCAAGCATAGACTCGGGCTCGTGCTCGTCACGGGACCTACGGGCTGCGGCAAAACCACGACGCTGGCGGCGATGATCGACTTGATGAACCAGATGCGGGCGCATCATATCGTCACCGTCGAGGACCCGCTCGAATTCGTTCATCGAGACAAGAAGGCTTACATCACGCAGCGTGAGATCGGTATCGACACCGAGGACTTCAAGCCGGCGCTCCGCGCGGTCGTCCGTGAAGCGCCCGACATCATCCTCATCGGCGAAATGCGTGACGTGGACACGTTCAACATCGCGATGCAAGCCGGTGAAACCGGCCACCTTGTGTTCTCAACGGTCCACACGTCGAGCACATATGAGACGCTGGACAGAATCATCAACATGTTCCCACCGCACGAAAAAAACCATTTGTGCATTCGGTTGGCGAACAGTTTGAGGGCGGTTATCGCCCAAAAGCTTGTGCCCAGAGCAGACGGAAACGGCCGCGTCGCGGCGCTTGAGATCATGGTCGTCACGCCGACAATTCAGAAGATGGTGGAAGACGGCCACTTCAGCGACATCTACCATGCGATCAACGACGGCGAGTTCTGGGGGATGCAGACCATGAACCAGAGCTTGCTCCGCTATGTGAAAGCGGGAGTGATTACCGAAGAGACGGCGTTGCACTATGCCGGCGTCGGTTCCGAGTTGAAGCAGATGCTCCGCCGATAA